A stretch of DNA from Microcaecilia unicolor chromosome 10, aMicUni1.1, whole genome shotgun sequence:
tggattgttgcctgtctgatagataggatctgaaccaggcaagtactgttctgttgacacctgtttctgtcagtcgtgctagcaagatatcatgatccacagtgtcaaaagctgctgagaaatctagcagtactaacattgaggcaaatcccttgtctcggtttctgtgaagatcatctagcagggatatgaggactgtttctgttcataaccaggtctgaatctagattgacatggatctagccagttactcttttctagccattcattaagttgacacagactgtttgttctatgagtttccctagaaacggatGTTGGCTattggcctgtaactttcaagtttgtcctggtcaaggttgtttttcttcggcagagggcgaaccactgccctttttaatgctgttggtaattgcccattagaaagagaggtgttcacaattttggggcgccttctataaggcccatacttgcttgctgcactatctttgatgggcaggcagggccgtgccaagggtctgtggtgcccccctgcagactatcagttggtgcccccccccccgtctcgcttcttcattagatgtttctccattgctacctgtctttcctttagactgaaaactacaggcccagccagacctgacaaaagggtctaccacacccttcaatgtcaagcatatactagaaaactgtaaattagcttacacaggaaagcagtttaaaaaaataaacacaattcctgctgtttcttacactgctctccagagaaagcactgcctttataaagaggctttcagtgggacttagcctattaaaaactattagcataattaggaatggccagcccttgtaactgcagagacctaagctttgattatgcatgttcctgtctttgtgacagtggggggggggggggggggggggggggggggggggggggggggggggggggggggggggggggggggggggggtctcttcatctcatttacacagtctgacctccctggctcactgggagcccagtctcttggagactgctatacattgcaaaataagatagcagatgtaaattctcaaagtggacatattccaaacactaaaatgaaaataaacaatttttttctatctttgttggctggtgactttctttttctgatcatgctggcccagtatctgattctgttgctggtatctgtcctcttaactctgtttccagggctacctttccactgtatgtatccctcattgatgtctctgactctaaagtttagcaatttcattaaagcaaaatgtattttcaaatatcacaaactctccctatccaagcagaatgttttatataaaaacaaacaacaaaaaaagcaatcagatttttacttaccagctattctacactatacgtcagctaaacttcctctttgaacctcagccaattaaatggattttagctgtagctatgataattatgtacacatcattgcagtcatgccctcctctcagtgtacatgctcaaaaaacaaaaactttgaaccacttacagataacaattacactatttattttttatttctccccagtctcacttgcacacctgcctccaaacctgttctcgttaatttgaatgttgttccagctcaccctgaatgaaagttgttcacacaccaaagccataaatagctgctggttgtactctttgaagcagctttagcagagcagcctgtctcagcactgctgggctaccttcacttcctgatgcgggaagggcaggggagagaggagaatcacaacttcaggtaaagattttgcaagtgagtggcgccctctagaggtcggcgcccccctgcattgcttacctcgcttaccgtgtcagcacggccctgtgggcagggatcgagggagcaggtagttggtcgaaggtctcttaggattttgtcaaggctctcctctgtcattaggttaaaagtgttccacctgtttctgttaggagggggcgagtttgtgcacctctggttgactggttgggcactgggtgggattgcctttaaatcctggtggagacttttaattttgttggcaaagtatgcagcaaaatcattgtagttcagtttagactgggcaggctggttttgttgtgggggtttactatactgaacagctgcttggttgaattggcagcctgtgcaatgcattgagagaaatactgttttttggttgctgttaaggcttggcggtattttgccatgtgcttcctgcagtttagcctgtcttcatccaggtgagatttgcgccttctcctttccagttttcatccGTCGTgtttaaggatctgaagttctggagaaaaccaaggtgagcgtttgtgagtggggcataagaccttttttagtggtgctgttttctctaaggtcttggctaggtgtgtattccagatgtcatcttgttctgccactgttgtcttttcatctatatGCAGATAGTCctaggcctctaggaaattctcagcggtcagcttttttttgtctctgatctccttccaatgggaggtgccatttgtttcaggtggtcacttagggagaatttaattagaaaatggtctgaccatgataggggtgttatttcaatactgttatcccagaattctgggatatccacccctttgtagaatatgtgacccttttcgtgggttggagaattgatcacctgggcaaatcctagtgctgtcatcgtgtccgaaaggcagctgtggtggtatctggggtttcaagctccatctctggccgccttcaaatctaagctaaaagcccacctgtttgatgctgcttttaactcctaacccttattcacttgttcagaacccttaatttatcatcctcactttaatattcccttatctcttgtttgtcctgtttgtctgctaattagattgtaagctctgtcgagcagggactgtctcttcatgttcaagtgtacagcgctgcgtacgtctagaagcgctatagaaatgataagtagtagtagctgatgtgtagattgaagtcttccatgatcaccagcctagggtaattcagggtcacttgagtaatcaggtctaggagttcttgcacagataatgtgttgttacgaggtgctcggtaaatcatgagcagccagattggcttctcctcttcaagttggattaaaagagattctgatccatgtagctgggggatggatattctgcgcagtttgattgtgtccTGAATCaatactgctacccctccaccctgtcttcctggtcttggttgatgttggatattgaaacttgttgggcatagttcagccagtggtaaatccccactttcatctagccaggtttcacttattcctaggatgtcaagatgctgttcatttatggcattaTGGATCGCCGAGGATTTCTTTGcaactgatctggcattcaccaatcgtatagttcccaagggtggtctgggggtgctgtgggtagctttggtgtgacaatgaggtggtcttttaagtactgttatgtaggtgtttgacctcttgcacttttgccttctcccaCACGCCACTGGGATGCTTTCAtgacacatttttgtgtcagaagctagttaggcaaaatttcactgagTGGTGCTGCAGTCCTCTCTGGAGTACACCCTATAGATCAGCAGTCttcctagttggcaatgcagggttaaggctttaatagctgaaagaacagaccttttaaagttgtaaattcagaccaggcctgtgagatcaaagtcttccatgagtggaggagtggcctagtggttagggtggtggactttggtcctgaggaactgagttcaattcccacttcaggcacaggcagctccttctgactctgggcaaatcacttaaccctccattgccccatgaaagccgcattgagcctgccatgagtgggaaagcgcagggtacaaatgtaacaaaaaataatagagaaacaaatggctgcacttagcacttctatgtgaaattcttggagacaatgcataggtttcctttagttttaaggaatctaaaagattcagagttatagaagtagattatagattatgtagttaaaataaaaatgtttaactcacggattgcaggtatttactttagagtttctggttctgatagcCTTgaatggtccaattgatgcaggttgctgtaggctttttctttattgttccagaggaaggatagatgtaaataaggatccagctccaatctcaGAGCATAAGAAGAGTTATttaggggagataaaatttcctttctccagccaaaaataaatggaagaagttccgAGTAAAAATGAGGACTGGtacctcaacacagactgagcagaagtcagtaaaagtttgggttgtaaataagcagaagataagcagaaaatgtagttatttagtctaagttgcagagcctgatgtgaacccagccagcccAGCTGTATGAACTCTGCCTTACATACCTATATCTATGGGATGTGTAAAAATTGTATAAAGTGTATACCTGGCTCAGCAGCAATGCTGTGCACTTCCATGGAAAAGATTCAGTTTCAGTTTCCAAGTCTGGCATTTCTTCCCCAGGCTGGCTTGGGAGTCTGTGGAGACAGTCTTCAGAGACCCTGAAGGAGAAAGAATCTCAACCATTGCTCAGTGGTGAAACCTACTGGCTAGAACTAAGCTGCAAGCGTGTTACTGGGTTCAACAGAGAGTTGTTATCTGTGGGTTGTGACAAAGTgagaagggatttgatatactgcctatctgtggtacagtcaaagcaatttacatattataaacaggtATGGACCATAACTGCAGTGGTTGGGTTAGAGAAGGTTATCAAAATAAGGGAAATACACCTGGTAGTTGAGAATAAAGGTTCGTGACACCACTACCCAATAGAGGCCATTTTCAATCCAGCTGGAAACCCAAAGGAGCAGGATTGAATTGATGAGCCAAAAGTACaattaaaacaatataaatatatttacatatacACTCATCTAAAGTAATTTGTGAGTACATTGTCTTTGGAATGTTGATGAATAATTTTgcagttttttaaaatgttttttgtttttattttttagatgaCAGTCATGTCCAGCTGGGAAGATGTTGTGAATGGCCTTCACAGCGAGACTGTGCTCTGTAGCTTACATGAACAACGTGTGCAGGGCTTTTTCTGTGATGTCACCATAGTAGTGGAAGATGTCAAATTTAAGGCCCACAGAAATGTGCTGGCAGCCTCCAGCCTCTATTTCAGGAATCTCTTTTTGAGTCAGAGTATTTGGATCTCAGGACATGTGTTGGAGCTCTCTGATTTCAAGGCTGATGTATTTACAGAAATACTTAATTATATCTACAGTTCCAGGGTAGTAGTGAAGAGGAAGGAGACGCTTGTTGATCTTGTTGCTGCAGGGAAAAAGCTGGGAATAACTTTCCTGGAAAACCTTAAAAACTCCACTCAGAGTAGCAAAGGTTCATCCCTGTCACCACACAGCTGTTGCTCCGAGGCTCTTGGACAGCCTGATCCATTTGTGTTGTATGACAGTCAAAATGGTCTGAAAGCAGAGGCCAATGAGAAGAGAGGTGATGACCCAGCCATCACAAATGGTCCAAGAATTACAAATGCATTTtcaatttttgaaacagaaattaaTGACAATGTATTTTCTCCTCTTGACTTAAGGGCAAGTTTCAAAAAGACATCTGAAAATGCCAAGGTAGTAAATATTGGCCTCAGTGGGGCTGAAATTTGTAGTAATATTGAGTCAGTCAATACACTGGCTGAACACTCATATGCCGTCTCCTCAGGGGACGCTCTGTTACAAAGAGCTGCATTTCTTGAACAGTGCAAAGAAAATGAAGAAGGTCTCCGAACCATATCTAGAAATCAATCAGCAAAGCATAAGAGGCTAATCGAACCGCACTGTTCTAGTTCTGCTTTAGCAACAGTAACAACCCCAATCCTTAATCATGAACCAGGAACATATCAAGCCTCAGATTCTGACAATGCAAGAGATTTCCATTTTCCCAGAGATGATGAAAGCAGCTTTGCTGAGACCCAAATAGTTTATAGTTGTAAATTTTGTACCAAATCCTTTAATAAAAGAGCTTTATTTGACACCCACCTTCTGCTTCACACAAGGCATCAGCAGTCTTTGAAGTGCAAGTATTGCAATAAACAGTTTACCCATTTAAAACGACTGGGGAGACATGAAGAGGTTTGTATGAAACCAGGCCCTGTGTCTGTCCACATCGAAAAGGAACAGAGTTTGTCAGATCATTGCACTGCACTAGATGGCAGCACTAGAAACACCTCTTCAAATACAGAACCTTTATTATCTGAGAGTGGTATCAGCACTTACTCAAACACGAGTAACACCTTATCAGAAATGGACCATTTGATGAAAGTCATTGATGGGCAGATATCTTATATTTGCATTGTTTGCAAGCGTAGCTATGTAACCTTGTCAAGCCTTCGTAGGCATGCAAATGTTCACTCATGGAGAAAAACGTATCCTTGCCATTATTGCAACAAAGTATTTGCATTAGCTGAGTACCGTACGAAACATGAATTATGGCATACAGGGGAAAGGCGGTATCAATGTATTTTCTGCCTAGAGACTTTCATGACCTACTACATTCTCAAAAACCATCAAAAATCTTTTCATGGGATTGATCCACGACTTGGTGTAAATAAGAAAACAGCAAATGGGGGCTTAAAGTCGAACATTTACTCCTATAAGCTCTATAGATTATTACCTATGAAATCTAGACGAATACCATTAAAGGCCCCCACAAATGACTCATCTGGAACTGTAGAAACAAATCACCAAGAATTTGAGGGTATTTCCAGTTCCTGCATTGTTCAGAATCCCCTTAGCACTCAACCACTTCCACTAAATTTTCAGGAAGGTGAAAGGTTGTTAAACAATGCAGCCTTTCCATTGGACACACTTTACAGTGAACCAGTTGCAACTGTGACACATTTGAATGTTGCTTCTTGGGAAATAGGAGTATTGCCTTCTGATTTAAATAAAGACTCTTCTACTGAAGAATCATTGGCTCCGGCAGGAAAAGAACTTGATTCTAGTTTTCAAGAATGTAATTCCTCCATTGACACTTTAAACAAGGTATGTGAAGGTGCAGCTTCTGTTATTAGCTATAAGAGTTCAGCCCCCTCGGTTATCATGCACAGCAGCAGACTTTCATCAGTAATAGTGCATGATAATGCCATAGCCTCTGCAGTAGGCTATGGACCAGAAGCCTCAAGCAGTGTACTCAGTCAGccaataaaagatgaaaatgacGAAGGATTAGATCACACAGGCCAAGGCATTATTGAAGTGAAGAACTTGAAAgaacaaaacacatcttttctCCGCAATGAAGAAAACATGCTAGGGGAGCGGAAGGAAATTAGTGACTCTGAAGATGCATCTGATAGAATGTTGAACGTTTTTCATAAAGGAAGTAAAACTGAAACATATATTGCGAAACCTGCACTGCCTGGAACATGTGTTAATAATGAAATTGCACCTCTCTGTCAAATAACAGTGAAAATTGGGAATGAGGCTATTGTAACAAGGCGCATTTCAGGTgctgcactgttctataaa
This window harbors:
- the ZBTB38 gene encoding zinc finger and BTB domain-containing protein 38 isoform X2; amino-acid sequence: MTVMSSWEDVVNGLHSETVLCSLHEQRVQGFFCDVTIVVEDVKFKAHRNVLAASSLYFRNLFLSQSIWISGHVLELSDFKADVFTEILNYIYSSRVVVKRKETLVDLVAAGKKLGITFLENLKNSTQSSKGSSLSPHSCCSEALGQPDPFVLYDSQNGLKAEANEKRGDDPAITNGPRITNAFSIFETEINDNVFSPLDLRASFKKTSENAKVVNIGLSGAEICSNIESVNTLAEHSYAVSSGDALLQRAAFLEQCKENEEGLRTISRNQSAKHKRLIEPHCSSSALATVTTPILNHEPGTYQASDSDNARDFHFPRDDESSFAETQIVYSCKFCTKSFNKRALFDTHLLLHTRHQQSLKCKYCNKQFTHLKRLGRHEEVCMKPGPVSVHIEKEQSLSDHCTALDGSTRNTSSNTEPLLSESGISTYSNTSNTLSEMDHLMKVIDGQISYICIVCKRSYVTLSSLRRHANVHSWRKTYPCHYCNKVFALAEYRTKHELWHTGERRYQCIFCLETFMTYYILKNHQKSFHGIDPRLGVNKKTANGGLKSNIYSYKLYRLLPMKSRRIPLKAPTNDSSGTVETNHQEFEGISSSCIVQNPLSTQPLPLNFQEGERLLNNAAFPLDTLYSEPVATVTHLNVASWEIGVLPSDLNKDSSTEESLAPAGKELDSSFQECNSSIDTLNKVCEGAASVISYKSSAPSVIMHSSRLSSVIVHDNAIASAVGYGPEASSSVLSQPIKDENDEGLDHTGQGIIEVKNLKEQNTSFLRNEENMLGERKEISDSEDASDRMLNVFHKGSKTETYIAKPALPGTCVNNEIAPLCQITVKIGNEAIVTRRISGAALFYKRGRHSKHREREREHKVQELKVEKKERSSARLCKSENSKMNEMCDETSDQDSNDKPWRPYYNYKPKKKLKHLNKFRKIKRRKKHGKRNYNNVSKNASNADSTFSNEPDLNGEDQQENIGQSGIPFQLCGEDLSSKDDKKDPEKWQVDPRPCFCELCQKLFRNPSTLKVHMRCHTGERPYSCKICEKSFSFPGNLHKHERIHLGVKNFVCQYCSKAFTLNETLKKHERIHTGEKRYDCQFCSQRFLYLCTKNNHEQRHLLEENVKGFVCFQCSKICKTAAALGMHKKKHFLRTLKQRDKREYVTKEGSRAFRNRALRNCDLKRTDGMKSRPADVCHASSDSLESPMEVVQESNNQQIMNNVADIPRPSAQGVQTNMGPDNEHISSSTGFLNENVLKQAPKQNRWECWQFYHDVGEGE
- the ZBTB38 gene encoding zinc finger and BTB domain-containing protein 38 isoform X1, with the protein product MQMTVMSSWEDVVNGLHSETVLCSLHEQRVQGFFCDVTIVVEDVKFKAHRNVLAASSLYFRNLFLSQSIWISGHVLELSDFKADVFTEILNYIYSSRVVVKRKETLVDLVAAGKKLGITFLENLKNSTQSSKGSSLSPHSCCSEALGQPDPFVLYDSQNGLKAEANEKRGDDPAITNGPRITNAFSIFETEINDNVFSPLDLRASFKKTSENAKVVNIGLSGAEICSNIESVNTLAEHSYAVSSGDALLQRAAFLEQCKENEEGLRTISRNQSAKHKRLIEPHCSSSALATVTTPILNHEPGTYQASDSDNARDFHFPRDDESSFAETQIVYSCKFCTKSFNKRALFDTHLLLHTRHQQSLKCKYCNKQFTHLKRLGRHEEVCMKPGPVSVHIEKEQSLSDHCTALDGSTRNTSSNTEPLLSESGISTYSNTSNTLSEMDHLMKVIDGQISYICIVCKRSYVTLSSLRRHANVHSWRKTYPCHYCNKVFALAEYRTKHELWHTGERRYQCIFCLETFMTYYILKNHQKSFHGIDPRLGVNKKTANGGLKSNIYSYKLYRLLPMKSRRIPLKAPTNDSSGTVETNHQEFEGISSSCIVQNPLSTQPLPLNFQEGERLLNNAAFPLDTLYSEPVATVTHLNVASWEIGVLPSDLNKDSSTEESLAPAGKELDSSFQECNSSIDTLNKVCEGAASVISYKSSAPSVIMHSSRLSSVIVHDNAIASAVGYGPEASSSVLSQPIKDENDEGLDHTGQGIIEVKNLKEQNTSFLRNEENMLGERKEISDSEDASDRMLNVFHKGSKTETYIAKPALPGTCVNNEIAPLCQITVKIGNEAIVTRRISGAALFYKRGRHSKHREREREHKVQELKVEKKERSSARLCKSENSKMNEMCDETSDQDSNDKPWRPYYNYKPKKKLKHLNKFRKIKRRKKHGKRNYNNVSKNASNADSTFSNEPDLNGEDQQENIGQSGIPFQLCGEDLSSKDDKKDPEKWQVDPRPCFCELCQKLFRNPSTLKVHMRCHTGERPYSCKICEKSFSFPGNLHKHERIHLGVKNFVCQYCSKAFTLNETLKKHERIHTGEKRYDCQFCSQRFLYLCTKNNHEQRHLLEENVKGFVCFQCSKICKTAAALGMHKKKHFLRTLKQRDKREYVTKEGSRAFRNRALRNCDLKRTDGMKSRPADVCHASSDSLESPMEVVQESNNQQIMNNVADIPRPSAQGVQTNMGPDNEHISSSTGFLNENVLKQAPKQNRWECWQFYHDVGEGE